The proteins below come from a single Streptomyces sp. B3I8 genomic window:
- the panC gene encoding pantoate--beta-alanine ligase, whose product MSPRTSHGGRNPGQGFAVAPTLADLERLRAERTASGSTAGARPTGVVMTMGALHEGHATLIRAARAHVGDEGLVVVTVFVNPLQFGAGEDLDRYPRTLDADLSVAEAAGADLVFAPSAEEVYPGGEPQVRLSAGPMGGRLEGAVRPGHFDGMLTVVAKLLHLTRPDVAFYGQKDAQQLALIRRMARDLNFGVEIVGVPTVREADGLALSSRNRYLSAAERRTALALSRALFAGRDRHAAQEALRARAREVPATPARAQALDALGESRAAADAHAVARATPCGPSAVRAAARAVLDEAARLDPPLVLDYLALVDPSDFTEVPDDFTGEAVLAVAARVGATRLIDNLPLTFQAPAPGAPGTPDNRGAAS is encoded by the coding sequence ATGAGCCCCCGCACCAGCCACGGCGGCCGGAACCCCGGGCAGGGCTTCGCCGTCGCCCCGACCCTCGCCGACCTCGAACGTCTGCGCGCCGAGCGCACGGCGTCCGGCAGCACCGCCGGCGCCCGCCCCACCGGCGTCGTCATGACCATGGGCGCCCTCCACGAAGGGCACGCCACCCTCATCAGGGCCGCCCGCGCCCACGTCGGCGACGAGGGTCTCGTCGTGGTCACCGTCTTCGTCAACCCGCTGCAGTTCGGCGCGGGCGAGGACCTCGACCGCTACCCGCGCACCCTGGACGCCGACCTGTCCGTCGCCGAGGCGGCCGGCGCGGACCTCGTGTTCGCGCCCTCCGCGGAGGAGGTCTACCCCGGCGGCGAGCCGCAGGTACGGCTGAGCGCCGGTCCCATGGGCGGGCGCCTGGAGGGTGCCGTACGCCCCGGGCACTTCGACGGCATGCTCACCGTCGTCGCCAAGCTGCTCCACCTCACCCGCCCCGACGTGGCGTTCTACGGGCAGAAGGACGCCCAGCAACTCGCCCTGATCCGCCGCATGGCGCGCGACCTGAACTTCGGCGTGGAGATCGTCGGCGTGCCCACCGTGCGCGAGGCGGACGGGCTGGCGCTGTCCAGCCGGAACCGCTACCTGTCCGCCGCCGAGCGGCGCACCGCGCTCGCGCTGTCGCGCGCCCTGTTCGCGGGCCGCGACCGGCACGCCGCGCAGGAGGCGCTGCGTGCGCGGGCGCGCGAGGTGCCCGCCACGCCGGCGCGCGCGCAGGCGCTCGACGCCCTGGGCGAGTCCCGGGCCGCCGCCGACGCGCACGCCGTCGCCCGCGCGACCCCCTGCGGCCCGTCCGCCGTGCGCGCCGCCGCCCGCGCCGTCCTGGACGAGGCGGCCCGCCTGGACCCGCCGCTCGTCCTGGACTACCTGGCCCTCGTCGACCCCTCCGACTTCACCGAGGTGCCGGACGACTTCACCGGCGAGGCCGTCCTCGCCGTCGCCGCCCGGGTCGGCGCCACCCGGCTGATCGACAACCTCCCCCTCACCTTCCAGGCCCCCGCCCCCGGAGCGCCCGGCACCCCCGACAACCGCGGAGCGGCCTCGTGA
- a CDS encoding L-aspartate oxidase, which produces MTSTGTSSSTGNSTGIRLHAPSPGWSLTADVVVVGSGVAGLTAALRCEAAGLDTVVVTKARLDDGSTRWAQGGIAAALGEGDTPEQHLEDTLVAGAGLCDEEAVRILVTEGPDAVRRLIGTGAHFDESERGGLALTREGGHHRRRIAHAGGDATGAEISRALVEAVRARGLRTVENALVLDLLTDAEGRTAGVTLHVMGEGQHDGVGAVHAPAVVLATGGMGQVFSATTNPSVSTGDGVALALRAGAEVSDLEFVQFHPTVLFLGAGAEGQQPLVSEAVRGEGAHLVDAGGTRFMVGQHELAELAPRDIVAKGITRRMQEQGAEHMFLDARHFGADMWERRFPTILAACRAHGIDPVTEPIPVAPAAHYASGGVRTDRHGRTTVPGLYACGEVACTGVHGANRLASNSLLEGLVYAERIAADIAAGRAAEGADGPLTRVPVPAPAPEPGRPGHPLLPPEARLALQRIMTEGAGVLRSAASLRAAAERLERLRTGALAAFDEHGKTAEPGVDTWEATNLLCVARALVAAALLREETRGCHWREDHAERDDDAWRRHVVVTLTPGRTLAIRTTDTADFPPTLGPARAAAGSPVTTEPQEQ; this is translated from the coding sequence GTGACCAGCACAGGCACAAGCAGCAGCACAGGCAACAGCACAGGCATACGACTGCACGCGCCCTCCCCCGGCTGGTCCCTCACCGCGGACGTGGTGGTCGTCGGCTCCGGCGTCGCCGGTCTGACCGCGGCCCTGCGCTGCGAGGCCGCCGGTCTGGACACCGTCGTCGTCACCAAGGCGCGGCTCGACGACGGCTCCACCCGCTGGGCGCAGGGCGGCATCGCCGCGGCCCTCGGCGAGGGCGACACCCCCGAGCAGCATCTTGAGGACACCCTGGTCGCCGGCGCCGGGCTGTGCGACGAGGAGGCGGTCCGGATCCTCGTCACCGAGGGCCCGGACGCCGTACGGCGGCTGATCGGGACCGGGGCGCACTTCGACGAGTCCGAGCGCGGCGGCCTGGCGCTGACCCGCGAGGGCGGCCACCATCGCCGCCGCATCGCGCACGCGGGCGGCGACGCCACCGGCGCCGAGATCTCCCGGGCGCTGGTCGAGGCCGTGCGCGCACGCGGGCTGCGCACGGTCGAGAACGCACTCGTACTCGACCTCCTCACCGACGCCGAGGGCCGCACCGCCGGTGTCACCCTGCACGTGATGGGGGAGGGCCAGCACGACGGCGTCGGCGCCGTCCACGCGCCCGCGGTGGTCCTCGCCACCGGCGGCATGGGCCAGGTCTTCTCGGCCACCACCAACCCGTCCGTGTCGACGGGCGACGGCGTCGCCCTCGCGCTCCGTGCGGGCGCCGAGGTCTCCGACCTGGAGTTCGTCCAGTTCCACCCGACCGTGCTGTTCCTCGGCGCGGGCGCGGAGGGCCAGCAGCCGCTGGTCTCGGAGGCGGTGCGCGGCGAGGGTGCCCACCTGGTCGACGCCGGCGGCACGCGCTTCATGGTGGGTCAGCACGAGCTGGCCGAACTGGCGCCCCGGGACATCGTCGCCAAGGGCATCACACGGCGGATGCAGGAACAGGGCGCCGAACACATGTTCCTGGACGCCCGGCACTTCGGCGCGGACATGTGGGAGCGCCGCTTCCCCACCATCCTCGCCGCCTGCCGCGCCCACGGCATCGACCCGGTCACCGAGCCGATCCCGGTCGCCCCGGCCGCCCACTACGCTTCCGGTGGCGTGCGCACCGACCGCCACGGCCGGACCACCGTGCCCGGCCTGTACGCGTGCGGGGAGGTCGCGTGCACCGGCGTGCACGGCGCGAACCGGCTCGCCTCGAACTCCCTCCTGGAGGGCCTCGTCTACGCCGAGCGGATCGCCGCCGACATCGCGGCGGGCCGGGCCGCCGAGGGCGCGGACGGGCCCCTCACGCGCGTGCCCGTCCCCGCTCCCGCGCCGGAGCCCGGACGTCCCGGGCACCCGCTGCTGCCGCCCGAGGCCCGCCTCGCCCTCCAGCGGATCATGACCGAGGGCGCGGGCGTGCTGCGCTCCGCCGCCTCCCTGCGCGCGGCCGCCGAACGGCTCGAACGGCTGCGGACCGGTGCCCTGGCCGCGTTCGACGAGCACGGCAAGACGGCCGAGCCCGGCGTCGACACCTGGGAGGCCACCAACCTGCTGTGCGTGGCCCGCGCCCTGGTCGCCGCCGCGCTGCTGCGCGAGGAGACCCGCGGCTGCCACTGGCGCGAGGACCACGCCGAGCGCGACGACGACGCCTGGCGGCGCCATGTCGTCGTCACCCTGACCCCCGGCCGCACCCTCGCGATCCGCACCACCGACACCGCGGACTTCCCGCCGACCCTGGGCCCCGCCCGGGCGGCCGCCGGGAGCCCCGTGACCACCGAGCCCCAGGAGCAGTGA